One Nicotiana tomentosiformis chromosome 4, ASM39032v3, whole genome shotgun sequence genomic window carries:
- the LOC138909821 gene encoding uncharacterized protein — MYQDIKEVYWCNDMKRNVADFVARCPNYQQVKAELQRPGGLAQNIEILMWKWEMINMGFVVVILHTCCKFNSISVIEDRHNRTICSAVYQENSQTDEQVEHTILMHEDILRACVIDFKGSWDNHLPLIEFTYNNSYHASIHMASFEALYCWRCRSPIGWFEIGEAELIGLDLVHQAIEKVKIIKE; from the exons atgtatcaagatattaaggaagtctattggtgtaatgatatgaagaggaatgtagcggacttcgTGGCAAGATGCCCAAACTATCAACAAGTAAAGGCCGAACttcaaaggcctggtgggttggcacagaacatagaaattctaatgtggaaatgggaaatgatcaatatgggCTTTGTGGTAGTAATACTTCACACTTGTTGCAAGTTCAACTCGATTTCGGTGATTGAGGACCGACACAACAGAACAATATGCTCAGCTGTATATCAAGAAAATAGTCAG ACCGATGAGCAAGTAGAGCATACCATTTTGATGCATGAGGATAtattgcgcgcttgtgttattgacttcaagggtagctgggataatcatttgccactcatCGAATttacctacaacaatagttatcatgctagtattcatatGGCGTCATTTGAGGCTCTATATTGttggagatgtagatctcccattgggtggttcgagattggagaagcagagttgatagggctagaccttgtgcatcaggctatagagaaggttaagatcattaaggaataA